The Leptospira paudalimensis region ATTTTAACTAGAGCAAGAGTCATTTACCCAGAGGTTGCTTCTAGTTTAACGATCAGTGGTGGAGGGAATTCTCTTTTACACTATTATGGAATTTTCCGTTTCCAAGAAACCGAATACCTAAGTGTATTACCACTTGCCGCAACTCCCGCAAAACAAAATGCAAAGATCAAATATTTAAATCCAGGAACCTATAAGGTTGTCTGTTTGGGAGATTTGTCAAAAAGAGACGGATATCCTGATACGGTTGTGAGAGAAACTGCTTTTACAATTCCTGATTATCCATTCCGGCAGACGTATAATGTTGCTTTGACCTGCCCTTAGGAAAAAAATAGTTTCTTACTTCAATTTTACTTTTTCTCCCTAGAGTTTTCGATTGAATTGGTAAAAGTACCAATGATATGAAAACGATTTTGATCAAACTAAGAAACTTTTTCGGGAATCAATCAAATTTACCTGGCGAATTTCAATTCCCGATTCGTTACAAACTGCTGTTAATCACATCCATTGTACTGTTGATTTCAATGTCTGGAGTGATTTTTCTTGCTTCTTATTTTTTCCGCAAAGATAGTGAAGTAAGAGTCAAAGAAAACAATATCAAAATCAATGAAATCCTTTCCTTAAAAGTAAAATCTGACTTACACTCGATCAAACAAGATGTACACATTACAGCTTCAGCAGTACTGAGAAGTACACAATCAGCAAATAGCATTGCAAAAGAATTATTTGAAGAAGATCAAAACTTTGTATTTATTGGTGCCTTTGATTCTAGTTTTAATCCAAAGTTTGAAGTCGTAAATGATCAATTTTTAGAGAAGTATGATTACCAAAAAGCGGAAGTCAAAAACATAATCAAAAACATCCAACCTAAACTGAAAAAATCATTTAGCGGAACAACGCTTATATGGAACATCAGCCCATTTTTCCGCAATCCCATCTTATGTATTAGTTTTCCACTATCAGAAACCAAAGACACACATACCATTCTTGTCACATTAGTGAAGTTAGATAGTTTATTAGATGCATTTCAAACTTCAGGTCCAGTTGAAACTTTCTTAGTGAGTGAAGACGGAAGTGTACTAGCTCACCCTGATGCAAAAGTAGTTCTTTCTGGTATCAATCTAAATGATTTACCAATTGTTGATCGAATGAAAAAATCAACGGTTGATAATGGGCAATTTCGTTATGAAAACAAAGATGGTGAGTCTTACCTTGCATCATTTAAAAAATTAGGATTTGGTGGTGTAGGTGTGATCTCACAAGTACGTGAGTCAAAAATTTTTGAAGAAGTAAACAATATTCAAAAACGAAATGTATATTTACTAATAGTTTCATTATCGCTCTCTTTTATCGTTGTTTATATCTTCGCCAAATCACTCTCCACTCCCATTCTAAAATTAGTAGATGCCTCTGAAGAAATTAGAAGAGGAAATTACCACATCACTCTTCATGCAACAACTCACGACGAAATTGGAACTCTCACAAAATCATTCGTTAGTATGGGCCGCGGATTAGAAGAAAGAGAAAAATTAAAAGATTCATTTGGTCGATTTGTAAACCAAGATATTGCCGAACTTGCCGCCAAAGGGAAGTTATCGATTGGTGGTAAAAAAAAGTATTGCACCATCTTTTTTTCCGATATCCGCAGTTTTACTGCCATCTCCGAAAAACTACAACCAGAAGAAGTGGTTGAGTTCTTAAACCAATACATGACAGAAATGGTTAAATGTGTTCAGGAAACGGGTGGCACGGTAGATAAATTTATTGGCGATGCAATTATGGCAACTTGGGGAGCCCTTCGAGATCATAAAGATCATGCAATTGCTTCTGTGGAAGCAGCGTTACGAATGCGCGATAAATTAATTGAGTTCAATCAAAATAGAGGCACGGCGAAAAAACCGATCATTAAAATTGGATGTGGAATTAACACTGGATATGTGATCGCTGGACAAATTGGAAGTTCCGACAAAATGGAATACACGGTCATTGGAGATTCAGTGAATCTGGCTTCGAGAGTTGAGTCATTTAACAAAGAAACACATACCGATATTTTAATTACAGAATCAACATACCATGAAGTAAAATCAGAGTTTAATGTTGTGAGTATGGGAGAAATTGAATTTAAAGGTAAATCCAAAGCTCAAAAAGTTTATGCAGTTTTGGGTAAAAAATCCGATATGAATGCTCCTAAAAATTTGGTTGAGTTACAAAAATTAGTAGGGATTGAAGTCACCACTAAAAAGGGAAAAAAATGAATTTAGACAAACGGGATTCATTTGTTCTACTGAGCCTAACAAGTATTGCGCTTTTTTTTAGCGTATTATTTTACTTAGATTTGAATCGAAAAATTGATATTGGTGATCGTGAAGTTGTAGGAACTATCTTTTTTAAAAATAACATTGTCCAACGTAAATTTGAAGATGAAGTCATTTGGGAAAAACTAGAAAACAATAGTCCTCTTATTAAT contains the following coding sequences:
- a CDS encoding adenylate/guanylate cyclase domain-containing protein, coding for MKTILIKLRNFFGNQSNLPGEFQFPIRYKLLLITSIVLLISMSGVIFLASYFFRKDSEVRVKENNIKINEILSLKVKSDLHSIKQDVHITASAVLRSTQSANSIAKELFEEDQNFVFIGAFDSSFNPKFEVVNDQFLEKYDYQKAEVKNIIKNIQPKLKKSFSGTTLIWNISPFFRNPILCISFPLSETKDTHTILVTLVKLDSLLDAFQTSGPVETFLVSEDGSVLAHPDAKVVLSGINLNDLPIVDRMKKSTVDNGQFRYENKDGESYLASFKKLGFGGVGVISQVRESKIFEEVNNIQKRNVYLLIVSLSLSFIVVYIFAKSLSTPILKLVDASEEIRRGNYHITLHATTHDEIGTLTKSFVSMGRGLEEREKLKDSFGRFVNQDIAELAAKGKLSIGGKKKYCTIFFSDIRSFTAISEKLQPEEVVEFLNQYMTEMVKCVQETGGTVDKFIGDAIMATWGALRDHKDHAIASVEAALRMRDKLIEFNQNRGTAKKPIIKIGCGINTGYVIAGQIGSSDKMEYTVIGDSVNLASRVESFNKETHTDILITESTYHEVKSEFNVVSMGEIEFKGKSKAQKVYAVLGKKSDMNAPKNLVELQKLVGIEVTTKKGKK